A region from the Pseudomonadota bacterium genome encodes:
- a CDS encoding sigma-70 family RNA polymerase sigma factor, which yields MERRIAALVADYRRGDPQAASEIVAVMQPALRAKIHARVPPHLADDAYQESWFRFFRGLDKGDDPDSYIAWFLGIARLVALEMIRQETRESALPEDADERYQDQAPTPVRLAESAQLRTAIFECLGKIPERYSRLLVGHARGEPRDALCEELNLSAENFGKLLYRARKSLQQCLGPLSRFFDEDE from the coding sequence TTGGAGCGCCGGATTGCAGCGCTCGTCGCCGACTATCGACGTGGCGACCCACAGGCGGCCAGTGAGATCGTCGCCGTCATGCAGCCCGCTCTCCGGGCGAAGATTCATGCTCGGGTGCCGCCCCACCTTGCGGACGACGCCTACCAGGAGAGTTGGTTCAGGTTCTTCCGCGGCCTGGACAAGGGGGACGACCCCGACAGCTACATCGCCTGGTTCCTCGGCATCGCGAGACTGGTCGCCCTGGAGATGATTCGACAGGAAACCCGCGAGTCAGCCCTTCCCGAAGACGCCGACGAGCGGTATCAGGACCAGGCCCCGACCCCCGTCCGACTCGCCGAGAGCGCGCAGCTGCGCACCGCCATTTTCGAGTGCTTGGGCAAGATTCCCGAGCGCTACAGCCGGCTCCTGGTCGGCCACGCGCGCGGTGAACCCCGCGATGCCTTATGCGAAGAACTCAACCTTTCCGCTGAGAACTTCGGCAAGCTCCTATATCGCGCACGCAAGTCGCTACAGCAGTGCTTGGGTCCGCTCTCACGTTTCTTTGACGAGG